A single region of the Mercenaria mercenaria strain notata chromosome 6, MADL_Memer_1, whole genome shotgun sequence genome encodes:
- the LOC123549318 gene encoding synaptic vesicle membrane protein VAT-1 homolog-like — protein sequence MVRQGVLEQHPPKTPLTIGFECSGDVEAVGENTEGIAVNDRVIAFTDYGAWSEVVTVPAKFVYKMPSNMSYHDGAALPMNYLTAYIMLFDIGNLQKGMSVFSHNIGGGVGHAIGQLCKTVEDVTLYGTASAHKHEAVKGNVTSVFNRTSDYCQEVRKLSPAGVDIVLDCLCGEDTNKGISLLRPMGKYILYGSSNIVTGETKSFFSFAKSWWQVDKVSPIKCYDENKTISGFQLRNLAFQQGQDGYIRTVMNKLFQLYSLGKIQPVIDSTYAFEDVAEAMQKMHDRKNIGKLILDPAQEPKPPKVQSAPSVEGASPPEENKEKEENKDAVVNGDQQ from the exons ATGGTGCGGCAAGGAGTGTTGGAACAGCACCCTCCAAAGACTCCATTGACCATCGGGTTTGAGTGTTCTGGGGATGTGGAAGCTGTTGGTGAAAACACGGAAGGAATTGCT GTGAATGACCGAGTGATTGCTTTCACTGACTACGGAGCATGGAGTGAGGTGGTGACGGTTCCAGCAAAATTTGTGTACAAGATGCCATCAAACATGAGCTACCACGATGGGGCTGCACTTCCAATGAACTACCTGACTGCCTATATCATGTTGTTTGATATTGGTAACCTTCAAAAGGGAATGAGCGTGTTTTCACACAACATTGGAGGAGGTGTG GGTCACGCAATAGGGCAGTTGTGTAAGACTGTTGAGGATGTGACCCTGTATGGCACAGCATCTGCACACAAACATGAGGCAGTGAAAGGCAATGTCACCAGTGTGTTTAATAGAACTTCTGACTACTGCCAGGAAGTGAGAAA ACTTTCCCCTGCGGGAGTGGACATAGTTTTAGACTGTCTCTGTGGTGAAGATACTAATAAGGGCATTTCTCTGCTGAGACCTATGGGAAAATATATCCTGTATG gtTCTTCCAATATAGTGACTGGTGAAACCAAGAGCTTCTTTAGCTTTGCAAAATCT tgGTGGCAAGTAGACAAAGTTAGTCCCATCAAATGTTATGACGAGAACAAAACAATATCCGGATTCCAGCTACGGAACTTGGCGTTCCAGCAAGGCCAGGATGGGTACATCCGCACTGTTATGAACAAACTGTTTCAGCTTTACAGCCTAGGAAAAATTCAACCGGTCATTGACTCAACATACGCATTTGAAGAT GTTGCAGAGGCAATGCAGAAGATGCATGATAGAAAGAACATTGGAAAGCTGATCCTGGATCCTGCACAGGAGCCGAAACCTCCTAAAGTTCAG AGTGCTCCCTCTGTAGAAGGTGCTTCCCCTCCAGAAGAGAACAAAGAGAAGGAAGAAAACAAAGATGCTGTAGTCAATGGAGATCAACAGTAG